The DNA window CTGGTCCTTTTCGACGGCAGGCTTCGCCGCGGGCGCATCGGCCAACGAGACAGATCCGAGCAGCAGGACGGCGGCGGCGAAGCGGACGAGCGGGAAGGCGGTCATAAGCTGGTCTCCTTTGTGACGGCGTTCGTGGCAGCAATCAGCGGGCGTGGCGATTCGCCCGCCCGCACAGAAGTATACGCCCGATCAGGCCGCGCATTTCACGCCGGGCCGCGTGCGGTATCGAATTTCGCGATACCATTGGCCGCATGGCCGAGAGATACGACGTCATTGTGATCGGCGTGGGCGCGATGGGTTCTTCGGCCTGCTTCCACCTCGCCCGGCGCGGCGTGAAGGTCCTTGGCCTCGAACAGTTTTCCATCGCCCACGACCGGGGCAGCTCGCACGGCCAGAGCCGGATGATCCGGATGGCGTACTATGAGCACCCCGACTACGTGCCGCTACTCCGCCGGGCCTACGAGCTGTGGGATGAACTCGAATCGCTGAGCGGTCAGAAGCTGCTCCATCGCACCGGCGGCATCTACCTCGGCCCACCCGACGGCGGGTTGATCGCAGGGTCGCTGGCGTCGGCACGGCTGCACGGGCTGGCCCATGAAGTGCTGTCTCCGGGCGCGCTGGCCGAACGGTTCCCGCCGTTCCACCTGGCGCCGGGTTGGATCGGCGTTCACGAGCCGGCGGCTGGGTTTCTGCTTCCCGAAGCAGTCGTCGCCGCCTACGCCGGGCTGGCTCGGCAGCACGGAGCCGACATCCACGGAAACGAGCCGGTCGTCCAATGGACGCGGGCCGGCGAATCCGACGACGGCGACATTCGCGTCCGGACCGGTGCCGGCGAATACCTCGCCCGACGGCTCATCGTCTGTGGCGGG is part of the Humisphaera borealis genome and encodes:
- the solA gene encoding N-methyl-L-tryptophan oxidase, with the protein product MAERYDVIVIGVGAMGSSACFHLARRGVKVLGLEQFSIAHDRGSSHGQSRMIRMAYYEHPDYVPLLRRAYELWDELESLSGQKLLHRTGGIYLGPPDGGLIAGSLASARLHGLAHEVLSPGALAERFPPFHLAPGWIGVHEPAAGFLLPEAVVAAYAGLARQHGADIHGNEPVVQWTRAGESDDGDIRVRTGAGEYLARRLIVCGGAWSVALLPQLNTPLVVTRQVLGWVRPANPEPFALGRFPVWAAENPDGTLQYGFPVMPGEQTLKVAWHGAGRPTDADNLDRRTSGDDIATFLPALPHLLPGAAGPVAEMRVCMYTNSPDHHFIIDRLPSEPNVTVACGFSGHGFKFASVIGEVLADLATSGQTSRPAGFLSLARFR